In the Fibrobacter sp. genome, one interval contains:
- a CDS encoding GGDEF domain-containing protein — TLTHWFFRIENRVSFDPLLQIYNRDYCSKIITEQANMNVTPPFAVAMVDIDHFKNVNDTYGHQAGDAVLHSVAQTLLRTLSPQGTVCRYGGEELAVFFPQKTTSEVVPLMERAREEIEKSKTESGKKRISVTISCGISYREIAAQTVMEVIHAADKALYKAKKGGRNQVRCAKACRK, encoded by the coding sequence ACATTAACACACTGGTTTTTCAGGATTGAAAACAGGGTTTCTTTTGATCCTCTGCTTCAGATTTATAACAGGGATTATTGCTCAAAGATAATCACGGAACAGGCGAACATGAATGTGACTCCTCCTTTTGCTGTGGCAATGGTGGATATTGATCATTTCAAGAATGTTAATGACACCTATGGGCATCAGGCAGGTGATGCGGTTTTGCATTCTGTAGCTCAGACACTGCTCAGGACACTTTCTCCGCAGGGGACTGTCTGCAGATATGGTGGAGAGGAACTGGCGGTATTTTTTCCACAGAAAACAACCTCTGAAGTGGTTCCGCTAATGGAAAGGGCGCGGGAGGAAATAGAAAAAAGTAAAACGGAATCGGGTAAAAAGCGGATTTCTGTTACTATCTCCTGCGGGATATCGTATCGGGAGATTGCAGCACAAACGGTGATGGAGGTTATCCACGCTGCAGATAAAGCCCTTTACAAGGCCAAAAAAGGAGGGCGGAACCAGGTTCGATGTGCAAAGGCCTGCCGTAAATGA